A DNA window from Flavobacteriales bacterium contains the following coding sequences:
- a CDS encoding choice-of-anchor L domain-containing protein: MKYFLGIIMLVLMGLTAGTASAQLVVDNTLTPTQMVEDILLGPGVTASNISFTGVGGQSGYFNGVNSNIGISEGVILSSGNVTTAIGPNNDPGAGNDVGPIGPSGDSDLDLLSGVNTFDAAILEFDFVPTGDSIDFSYVFGSEEYNEYVCGTVNDVFGFFLSGPGFAGPYTNGAVNIALVPGTNTPVSINTVNNGTAGFSGTAATCAALDPNWTSYNVYFNDNAGGTSVQYDGFTVVLKAKAAVQCGETYHIKLAIADGGDGIFDSGVFLEARSFRSNIVEVAIETASGSVEEGGGWIVENCTPAVINFTRPAENADTLLAVPIFTSGSAINGVDYSGVPDTVFFAVGDTSISVEIQALQDGLTEVGDSIVITVYTISLCGDTIISTGTIQIYDLGPAFPAFAPDDFVWCSADSAMLDASALMGNPGYTYQWSNGAIGESIWVNPNSDTTFIVQATDACGTLSLPDTVNIDYVVMSLQLSNDVTLSCPGDNAVLTAIATGGVPSYSYAWSSGQSSTTITVQPTQTTDYVISVTDNCPAGSTVRDTITVTVLPYTPVSVSVQDTSVLCPGDLVSISADVANGTSPFDFSWSDGTSGSSTTTNPNTTIELILTVTDNCGSVATDTATVSVPVYNPLTATILNSDLLLSDTVTVCELWSDTLASAVSGGLAPYSYNWSGTLIESSLTNDSAVVSVPYELSPDSAIIGLYTLTVVDQCMEEVMAEVVVEGISCDIIQPGIFNPNSTFVGATDICGNAPQNNVFNLPCLELYPGNTMTIWDRWGRKCYKTDEYHLNPWDGGNKSEGTYFYVCELPNGKEPVKGYFQIVR, from the coding sequence ATGAAATATTTTTTAGGAATAATTATGCTGGTTTTGATGGGGCTGACTGCTGGGACAGCAAGCGCGCAATTGGTGGTTGATAATACATTGACGCCAACTCAGATGGTGGAAGATATTTTATTGGGGCCAGGAGTTACTGCCTCAAATATTTCGTTTACGGGTGTTGGTGGACAAAGTGGTTATTTCAATGGGGTGAATTCTAACATTGGAATCAGTGAAGGAGTGATTTTGTCAAGTGGTAATGTTACCACCGCCATTGGACCAAATAATGATCCTGGAGCGGGAAATGACGTTGGGCCTATCGGACCAAGTGGAGATTCTGATCTTGACTTGTTAAGCGGAGTTAACACGTTTGACGCTGCCATTTTAGAATTTGATTTTGTTCCTACAGGCGATTCAATCGATTTCAGTTACGTGTTTGGTTCTGAGGAATACAACGAGTACGTGTGCGGAACAGTGAATGATGTGTTCGGATTTTTCCTAAGTGGTCCTGGGTTTGCGGGGCCTTATACGAATGGTGCTGTAAACATAGCGTTGGTTCCAGGTACGAATACACCTGTTTCTATCAACACGGTTAATAATGGTACAGCAGGCTTTAGCGGTACGGCTGCAACATGTGCTGCGTTGGATCCGAACTGGACCAGCTACAATGTTTATTTCAATGATAATGCAGGCGGAACATCTGTTCAATACGATGGTTTTACGGTAGTTCTCAAAGCGAAAGCAGCAGTTCAATGTGGCGAAACATATCACATTAAGCTGGCCATTGCTGATGGTGGTGATGGTATTTTTGATTCTGGCGTTTTCCTTGAAGCCAGGAGTTTCAGGTCAAATATTGTGGAGGTGGCTATCGAAACCGCTTCAGGAAGTGTGGAAGAAGGCGGTGGTTGGATTGTTGAAAACTGTACGCCAGCGGTCATAAACTTTACCCGACCAGCAGAAAATGCTGATACGCTCTTGGCTGTTCCGATCTTCACAAGTGGTTCAGCCATAAACGGTGTGGATTATTCAGGTGTACCAGACACGGTTTTCTTTGCAGTTGGCGATACGTCAATTTCAGTTGAGATTCAAGCACTGCAAGATGGTTTGACCGAAGTTGGTGATAGCATAGTCATTACAGTTTATACCATCAGCCTTTGTGGTGATACGATTATTTCAACAGGTACAATTCAGATTTATGATCTGGGACCTGCCTTCCCAGCCTTTGCGCCTGACGATTTTGTTTGGTGCTCTGCAGACTCGGCTATGCTGGATGCGAGTGCTTTAATGGGAAATCCAGGCTACACATATCAATGGAGCAACGGAGCAATTGGGGAATCAATTTGGGTGAATCCTAACTCAGATACAACCTTCATTGTACAGGCTACAGATGCGTGCGGAACTCTATCATTGCCAGATACGGTCAATATTGATTATGTGGTGATGTCATTGCAATTAAGTAATGATGTAACACTTTCTTGTCCTGGGGATAATGCAGTCCTTACCGCCATTGCAACTGGAGGTGTGCCATCATATAGCTACGCATGGAGTTCAGGTCAATCGAGCACAACGATAACCGTTCAACCTACTCAAACCACCGATTACGTCATTTCAGTGACAGACAATTGTCCAGCAGGTTCAACTGTAAGAGACACCATTACGGTAACGGTTCTTCCATACACACCAGTTTCTGTAAGCGTACAAGACACGTCAGTTCTATGTCCTGGAGATTTGGTTTCAATTTCGGCTGATGTTGCGAATGGAACTTCGCCATTTGATTTTAGTTGGAGTGATGGAACTTCCGGTTCGAGCACTACAACAAACCCAAATACAACTATTGAACTCATACTTACGGTAACTGATAACTGTGGTTCAGTTGCCACAGATACGGCAACCGTCTCTGTACCAGTATACAATCCATTAACAGCTACAATATTGAACTCAGACCTATTGCTATCAGATACCGTAACGGTCTGCGAATTGTGGTCAGACACACTGGCAAGTGCTGTTTCAGGTGGATTGGCACCGTACAGTTACAATTGGAGCGGCACGCTTATTGAAAGCTCGCTCACAAACGATTCTGCCGTGGTGAGTGTACCGTATGAACTTTCTCCAGATTCAGCCATCATCGGGCTTTATACACTGACCGTTGTGGACCAATGCATGGAAGAGGTGATGGCAGAAGTAGTAGTAGAAGGAATAAGCTGCGACATCATTCAACCAGGAATTTTTAACCCGAATTCAACATTTGTTGGGGCAACAGATATCTGCGGAAACGCTCCGCAGAATAACGTTTTCAACCTTCCTTGCTTGGAGTTGTATCCTGGAAACACCATGACAATTTGGGACCGTTGGGGAAGAAAATGCTACAAAACGGATGAGTATCATTTGAATCCATGGGATGGTGGCAATAAATCAGAGGGAACATATTTTTATGTTTGTGAATTGCCAAATGGCAAAGAGCCTGTGAAGGGATACTTTCAAATTGTAAGATAA
- a CDS encoding phosphotransferase, giving the protein MPTAFSPDFLLEVNDPNGLSAYLRNNDHLLEGERLEHLEVAGEGNMNVVLRATTDQRSIILKQSRPWVHKYPSIKAPVNRIATEFEFYRTVRENAIIRKYIPEVLCYDERNFILCLEDFGPASDFSFIYRKGALLDKRHMADMSKVVSELHFGFKDFPKNPRISNDELRKLNHAHIFDLPLNPNNGFDLDGVVPGLQHATEKFRNDAGLQKKAKELGEVYLSNNGTRLLHGDYYPGSWLNTANGFRMIDPEFSFVGPPEFELGVAIAHLKLADQPDSLIKDLFVYYHFDGRFDGTLLTKFAGMEMMRRLIGLAQLPLELDLKERLEMLDEAYENVMNG; this is encoded by the coding sequence ATGCCAACTGCATTTTCTCCGGATTTTCTGCTTGAGGTGAATGACCCGAACGGTCTGAGTGCCTATCTGCGGAATAATGATCACTTGCTGGAGGGTGAGCGATTGGAACATTTGGAAGTGGCAGGCGAAGGAAATATGAATGTGGTGCTGCGGGCCACAACCGATCAGCGTTCCATCATTCTGAAGCAATCTCGCCCTTGGGTTCACAAATATCCAAGTATCAAAGCACCCGTGAATCGGATTGCCACAGAATTCGAGTTTTATCGCACGGTACGGGAAAATGCCATCATCCGAAAGTATATTCCTGAAGTTCTGTGCTATGATGAACGCAATTTCATTCTATGCTTGGAAGATTTTGGTCCGGCCAGCGATTTCTCATTCATTTACAGGAAAGGAGCTTTGCTGGATAAACGCCACATGGCTGATATGTCTAAAGTGGTTTCTGAGTTGCATTTCGGATTCAAGGACTTTCCAAAGAATCCACGTATTTCCAATGATGAGCTTCGTAAACTCAATCATGCACACATTTTTGATCTACCGCTGAACCCGAACAATGGATTCGATCTGGATGGAGTTGTTCCAGGGCTTCAGCATGCAACCGAAAAGTTCAGGAATGATGCAGGTCTTCAAAAGAAGGCAAAGGAACTGGGCGAGGTGTATCTCTCAAACAACGGAACGCGACTTTTGCACGGAGATTATTATCCGGGAAGTTGGTTGAATACGGCCAACGGATTCAGAATGATCGATCCCGAATTCAGCTTTGTCGGTCCGCCCGAATTTGAGTTGGGCGTAGCTATTGCTCATTTGAAATTGGCAGATCAGCCCGACAGTTTGATCAAAGACCTATTTGTCTATTATCATTTCGATGGTCGATTTGACGGAACGCTGCTCACCAAGTTTGCTGGTATGGAAATGATGAGAAGATTGATCGGTCTGGCACAATTGCCATTGGAACTTGACCTGAAAGAACGCTTGGAAATGCTGGATGAGGCCTACGAAAATGTGATGAACGGATGA
- a CDS encoding nucleoside hydrolase, whose translation MRTFYLSIVCLIPFFGFAQKQRVWIDTDIMIGKFRRDVDDGLALILALRDTNLQIEGISFVHGVDYAEKVTGKLLNWYAADRNIPMFKGSDDSTGFGKETDAVKAMIAALDKGPMAILALGPMTNVGTVLKLRPDLHKNITAISYCGGRRPGMLFSPGSGKVRFSDYNFDLDPRSSAVLLETKVPVLLAGYDCSDSLFLSREDFIHLKKSDNKGDRWLYQQLKEWENLWSMFLGSKRGFIPFDCSTVGALFYANEFHTDASIPAFIKEDVNDSKHTVSTATKLYLLVDENGEGKSVSYCDLTKVAFKNRLLKAVNHPSYR comes from the coding sequence ATGAGAACGTTCTACCTTTCTATTGTTTGTCTGATTCCTTTTTTCGGCTTTGCCCAAAAGCAACGGGTTTGGATAGATACCGACATCATGATCGGGAAATTCAGACGTGATGTGGATGACGGATTGGCATTGATCCTAGCACTTCGCGATACCAACCTTCAAATAGAAGGAATCAGCTTTGTGCATGGCGTAGATTATGCCGAAAAGGTGACAGGCAAATTGCTCAACTGGTATGCTGCTGATCGGAACATTCCAATGTTCAAAGGTTCAGATGACAGTACTGGATTTGGAAAGGAAACCGATGCCGTAAAAGCAATGATCGCTGCGCTGGATAAAGGCCCGATGGCCATTTTGGCACTTGGCCCAATGACCAATGTTGGAACCGTTCTCAAACTTCGGCCTGATCTGCACAAAAACATCACGGCCATTTCGTATTGCGGTGGACGCAGACCGGGAATGCTGTTTAGTCCAGGTTCAGGAAAAGTGCGATTCTCCGATTACAATTTCGACCTCGACCCAAGATCATCAGCTGTTTTGCTCGAAACAAAAGTTCCGGTGCTTTTGGCCGGTTACGATTGCTCGGACAGTCTCTTTCTGAGTCGAGAAGATTTCATTCACTTGAAGAAAAGTGACAACAAAGGCGACCGATGGTTGTACCAACAACTGAAGGAATGGGAAAACCTTTGGAGCATGTTTTTAGGTTCAAAACGCGGATTTATTCCGTTCGATTGCTCAACGGTTGGCGCGCTCTTTTATGCGAATGAGTTTCATACAGATGCCAGCATTCCAGCATTCATTAAAGAGGATGTAAACGATTCGAAACATACGGTTTCAACTGCAACCAAACTGTACCTTTTAGTGGATGAGAATGGCGAAGGCAAATCGGTATCGTATTGCGATCTAACCAAGGTAGCGTTTAAAAATCGTTTGCTTAAAGCCGTGAACCATCCTTCGTATCGCTAG
- a CDS encoding DUF4412 domain-containing protein: MKQLVVACLAIAIAFPTLAQKKFEGTIVYGLEYKDLPAEMAPMAAMLPDEMTTQIKGDKTRLEQSLGMGMSQITITDMKKESGVLLMNMMGKKMAVEMSKDDLKEMDKKKADKKPEFKYVDGTKKIAGYDCKKALVVVEGAGEMEIYYTEDLPAGASKQYEGLKGFPLEYTIDSGQFKMKMTAKTVKQETLGADLFNIPDGYDKMTFEEFKTSMGGMMGG, encoded by the coding sequence ATGAAACAATTAGTAGTAGCATGTTTGGCCATCGCCATTGCGTTTCCAACCCTAGCGCAGAAGAAGTTTGAAGGGACAATCGTGTATGGTCTTGAATACAAGGACCTGCCAGCAGAAATGGCACCAATGGCAGCTATGCTTCCAGATGAAATGACCACTCAGATCAAAGGTGATAAAACACGTTTGGAGCAGTCGTTGGGAATGGGAATGAGTCAGATAACCATCACCGATATGAAGAAAGAATCAGGAGTTCTTCTGATGAACATGATGGGAAAGAAAATGGCTGTTGAAATGTCGAAAGACGACCTGAAGGAGATGGACAAGAAGAAGGCAGATAAAAAGCCCGAATTCAAATACGTGGATGGAACGAAAAAAATTGCTGGTTACGATTGCAAAAAAGCATTGGTAGTTGTTGAAGGTGCAGGCGAAATGGAGATCTATTACACAGAAGATCTTCCTGCTGGCGCTAGCAAACAATACGAAGGTTTGAAAGGCTTTCCATTGGAATACACCATCGATAGTGGTCAGTTCAAGATGAAAATGACAGCAAAAACCGTGAAGCAAGAAACACTTGGAGCAGATCTTTTTAACATTCCTGATGGATATGATAAAATGACCTTCGAAGAATTCAAGACATCTATGGGTGGAATGATGGGCGGATAG
- a CDS encoding DEAD/DEAH box helicase → MKFSELNLHESLMEGLDAMGFEQATPIQVQAIPSLIAGRDIVGCAQTGTGKTAAFLIPVIEHVLKSKNDGVKALVIAPTRELAIQIDQQLQGLGYFGGVSSIAIYGGKDGTSWDFEKSSLQGGADVIICTPGRLIAHMGFNYVNFDKLECLILDEADRMLDMGFHDDIMKIVELTPKTRQTMLFSATMPPKIRKLADKLLNNPINVEIAISKPSENIKQLAYLVHDEQKDKLLEILMAERDVQSCIIFCSRKSAVKSVNRTLQKKGWKSRAISSDLEQAEREEVLSGFRNKKYNFLVATDVLSRGIDIDNIEIVVNYEVPKDAEDYVHRIGRTARAGASGVAITFINGYDVNGFADIEKLIERTIEKPALPEQLGEGPTYNPGEKRGKGGSRRPQGGGGGQKPSENRDGAKKPFKKRWNNRKKKSGGGGGGPVNSSSTPS, encoded by the coding sequence ATGAAATTTTCAGAATTAAATCTGCACGAAAGCCTCATGGAAGGTTTGGATGCAATGGGCTTCGAACAAGCCACTCCTATTCAAGTACAAGCCATACCATCGCTTATCGCAGGCCGCGATATTGTTGGTTGCGCACAGACCGGAACAGGAAAAACAGCCGCTTTCCTCATCCCTGTGATAGAGCACGTGCTGAAGAGCAAGAATGACGGTGTAAAAGCATTGGTCATTGCTCCAACGCGCGAATTGGCCATTCAGATTGATCAGCAGCTTCAAGGCTTGGGTTATTTCGGTGGCGTTTCTTCCATAGCTATTTATGGAGGAAAAGATGGCACTTCGTGGGATTTTGAGAAGTCATCACTTCAAGGTGGTGCCGATGTCATTATCTGTACGCCTGGGAGATTGATTGCCCACATGGGATTCAACTATGTCAATTTCGATAAATTGGAATGTCTGATCTTGGATGAGGCCGATCGTATGTTGGACATGGGTTTTCATGACGACATTATGAAGATTGTGGAATTGACGCCAAAGACGCGTCAAACCATGTTGTTTTCGGCCACCATGCCGCCAAAGATCCGAAAGCTGGCCGATAAGCTGTTGAACAATCCGATCAACGTTGAGATTGCCATTTCAAAACCGTCTGAGAATATCAAACAATTGGCCTATTTGGTTCATGACGAACAGAAGGACAAATTGCTCGAAATATTGATGGCTGAGCGCGATGTGCAGAGCTGCATCATTTTCTGCTCGCGCAAATCGGCTGTCAAATCCGTCAACAGAACACTTCAGAAGAAAGGTTGGAAATCGCGGGCCATTTCGTCTGATCTGGAACAGGCAGAGCGAGAAGAAGTGCTATCAGGTTTCAGAAACAAGAAGTACAATTTTCTGGTTGCAACGGATGTGCTTTCGAGAGGAATCGACATCGACAACATTGAAATTGTAGTGAACTACGAAGTGCCGAAAGATGCTGAGGATTATGTGCATCGCATCGGTAGAACAGCTCGCGCTGGCGCTTCTGGCGTGGCCATCACGTTCATCAACGGATATGATGTGAATGGCTTTGCCGATATCGAAAAGTTGATTGAACGAACGATTGAAAAACCTGCGCTTCCAGAACAATTGGGAGAGGGACCAACATATAATCCAGGAGAGAAACGCGGTAAAGGTGGAAGCAGAAGACCTCAAGGAGGTGGTGGAGGTCAGAAGCCAAGCGAGAACCGTGATGGTGCCAAAAAGCCATTCAAGAAACGTTGGAACAACCGTAAAAAGAAGAGTGGTGGAGGCGGTGGTGGACCAGTGAATTCCAGTTCAACTCCATCCTGA
- a CDS encoding DUF5686 and carboxypeptidase regulatory-like domain-containing protein, whose protein sequence is MELLKTSFLALLFALFAGAAIAGSVDGKVTDEDGGAVPFVTVYIEGTTIGTTTNSEGNFHLDLKDGFHTIVFRYVGYKTEIRGVTVSGKTDLNVVLNRVVFQLGEAQVDGNEDPAYRIMRLARSRRKFYQQQVREYSCKVYVKGVNSVKNLPKRILGQSLDISGLDETRSGIVYLSESLSEYHFKAPDKTKERVIASKVSGNSQGFTWNNATSLNFNFYDRTYNLQGLSDRDLVSPLSPSANMYYRYVYRGFYVEDSIIVNKIELIPKVKGVPLFNGYIFIQENTWRIHGAELFMTSEAGIDFVDTIRMKVDFIPLSKDLWMKGNLSFDFAFNVKLFKVKGWGTFSSVFSDYSIREYARDTTLIARYAKIEEPTEEEEGSDEVIKGQAVASIGDSATVFDFDSWKNGPMLKVESEANEKDEAFWEQIRTVPLTELERKDYQRKDSIEVVKESKVYKDSIDDKNNKFALRNLLYGYKYQNSTKNYSIDFQSPFTAVHYNTVEGYLIDYKVEFSTLNKDKGSNLSVAWNNRYGFYSNRYYSKARIFYRFNRMNRMSIRAEGGRYVEQFNQGAVGDAINSLYSVLLEENYMKLQEHSYADVAWGVEAFNGFRLNVSGYYGQRRTLNNATNLDGTYVDYKTKYFSLNEPGNESNGFNDPVFGDNNAIVIGLGFVYQPGMKYMERPNGKINLGTIWPEFTFRYEKGLGGFGKLDADFDLLKLKITDEHSFGLVGRFEWEANAGWFANNNFVPFMNWQHFNTSQVHVMSSGLGRFMALPYYAASTNKYFVQAHIEHHFNGFIMNKIPLIKKLKWQVVGGVHYLYEPTYGNYWEVTAGIENIFKIIRVDFVAPFRESNVQNFAFRFQLGF, encoded by the coding sequence TTGGAGCTCTTAAAAACCAGTTTTCTCGCACTTCTATTTGCACTCTTCGCTGGCGCGGCCATTGCCGGATCGGTAGACGGTAAAGTGACTGATGAAGACGGTGGGGCTGTTCCTTTTGTAACGGTTTACATCGAAGGAACGACCATTGGCACAACTACAAACTCGGAGGGCAATTTTCACCTTGATCTGAAAGACGGTTTTCACACCATTGTGTTCAGGTACGTTGGCTATAAAACCGAGATCAGAGGCGTTACCGTATCGGGTAAAACCGACCTGAATGTTGTGTTGAATCGAGTGGTTTTTCAGTTGGGAGAAGCACAGGTTGATGGCAACGAGGATCCAGCATATCGCATCATGCGTTTGGCGCGTTCGCGAAGGAAGTTCTATCAGCAGCAGGTGCGCGAATATTCGTGCAAAGTGTATGTGAAAGGCGTCAATTCGGTCAAGAATCTCCCGAAACGCATCTTAGGCCAATCCTTGGATATCAGCGGTTTGGACGAAACCAGAAGCGGTATTGTTTATCTCTCCGAAAGTTTGAGCGAGTACCATTTTAAGGCACCAGATAAGACAAAGGAGCGTGTCATTGCCTCAAAAGTGAGTGGAAATTCGCAAGGCTTTACCTGGAACAATGCCACGAGTCTCAATTTCAACTTTTACGATCGAACCTACAATCTGCAAGGTCTGAGCGACCGCGACCTGGTTTCACCGCTTTCGCCTTCGGCAAACATGTATTACCGCTACGTTTATCGCGGTTTTTACGTGGAGGATTCCATCATTGTGAACAAGATAGAACTCATCCCAAAGGTGAAGGGCGTTCCACTTTTTAACGGCTATATTTTTATTCAAGAAAACACCTGGCGAATTCATGGTGCGGAACTTTTCATGACCTCGGAAGCAGGAATCGATTTCGTTGACACCATTCGGATGAAGGTCGATTTCATTCCGCTGTCCAAAGACCTTTGGATGAAGGGGAATTTGAGTTTCGATTTTGCCTTCAATGTCAAACTTTTCAAGGTGAAAGGTTGGGGTACTTTCAGTTCGGTATTCTCCGATTACAGTATCCGGGAATATGCACGCGATACAACGCTGATTGCCCGCTACGCTAAGATCGAAGAACCGACTGAGGAAGAAGAAGGAAGTGACGAGGTGATCAAAGGTCAGGCGGTGGCAAGTATTGGCGATAGTGCCACAGTTTTCGATTTTGATAGTTGGAAAAACGGTCCTATGCTGAAGGTAGAATCTGAGGCTAACGAGAAGGACGAAGCATTTTGGGAACAGATACGCACCGTTCCGCTCACAGAACTGGAACGCAAGGATTATCAGCGGAAGGATAGTATCGAGGTAGTGAAGGAATCCAAAGTTTACAAGGATTCCATCGATGATAAAAACAACAAGTTCGCTTTGAGGAATCTACTTTACGGCTATAAGTATCAGAATAGCACAAAGAATTATTCAATCGATTTTCAGTCGCCTTTCACAGCGGTTCATTACAATACGGTAGAAGGCTATTTGATTGATTATAAGGTCGAGTTTTCCACCTTGAACAAGGATAAGGGAAGCAATCTCTCGGTTGCGTGGAACAACCGCTATGGGTTCTATTCCAATCGCTATTATTCCAAAGCGCGCATCTTTTATCGCTTTAACAGAATGAATCGTATGTCCATACGCGCAGAAGGCGGACGTTACGTAGAGCAATTCAACCAAGGAGCGGTTGGCGATGCGATCAATTCGTTGTATTCCGTGCTTTTGGAAGAAAATTACATGAAGCTTCAGGAACATTCGTACGCTGATGTTGCCTGGGGAGTGGAAGCATTCAATGGATTCCGATTGAATGTGAGTGGCTATTATGGTCAGAGAAGAACGCTGAACAATGCCACCAATTTGGATGGAACCTATGTGGATTACAAGACCAAGTATTTTTCTTTGAACGAACCAGGGAATGAAAGCAATGGTTTCAACGACCCGGTTTTTGGCGATAATAATGCAATCGTTATCGGTTTGGGTTTCGTCTATCAACCTGGCATGAAATACATGGAGCGGCCCAATGGTAAGATCAACCTCGGAACGATATGGCCAGAATTCACCTTCCGCTACGAAAAAGGATTGGGAGGTTTTGGAAAGTTGGATGCTGATTTCGACCTCCTGAAATTGAAAATTACCGATGAACATTCCTTCGGGCTGGTCGGTCGTTTTGAATGGGAAGCAAATGCTGGATGGTTTGCCAACAATAACTTTGTTCCATTCATGAACTGGCAACATTTCAATACATCACAGGTGCATGTGATGTCCAGCGGACTTGGGCGATTTATGGCCTTGCCGTACTACGCTGCAAGCACAAATAAGTATTTCGTTCAGGCGCATATTGAGCACCATTTCAATGGTTTTATCATGAATAAGATCCCGTTGATCAAGAAGTTGAAATGGCAAGTGGTAGGCGGTGTTCATTATCTCTATGAACCAACGTATGGCAATTATTGGGAAGTGACCGCTGGAATAGAGAATATCTTCAAGATCATCCGTGTAGATTTTGTCGCTCCGTTCCGAGAAAGCAACGTTCAGAATTTTGCTTTCCGTTTTCAACTCGGCTTTTGA
- a CDS encoding DUF4197 domain-containing protein, producing the protein MLKRAFVPFALIFTLGLGLTSCDTISSVIDGLLSDGDATEGLKEALRVGTDTSITKGSAVDGYFANQAIKILLPQEAQTIVTVINQVPGVGPALVDEVVLKLNRAAENAAPQAKDILLDAILNITITDAIAIVNGENDAATQFLRNGTETQIAGLFKPHIETSLETVGAQTAWGTLTSNYNTVAPILGQPQVNTDLADYTTNKALDGLFHLVAEEEGKIREDPLHRVSEILQQVFGTNQ; encoded by the coding sequence ATGTTAAAACGAGCCTTTGTACCATTCGCATTGATTTTCACCCTTGGTTTAGGGCTAACTTCTTGCGATACCATCTCAAGTGTAATCGATGGCTTGTTGAGCGATGGAGATGCCACCGAAGGACTGAAGGAGGCCCTGAGAGTTGGAACAGATACTTCCATCACGAAAGGAAGTGCCGTTGACGGTTATTTCGCCAATCAAGCCATCAAGATTCTTTTGCCACAGGAAGCGCAAACCATCGTTACTGTGATCAATCAGGTTCCAGGTGTTGGACCTGCATTGGTAGATGAAGTGGTGTTGAAACTAAACCGTGCAGCCGAAAATGCAGCACCGCAAGCCAAGGACATTCTTTTAGATGCCATCTTAAATATTACTATCACCGATGCCATTGCCATTGTGAATGGGGAGAATGATGCGGCAACACAATTTCTGAGAAACGGTACTGAAACTCAAATTGCAGGTCTGTTTAAACCGCATATTGAAACTTCATTGGAAACAGTTGGTGCGCAAACCGCTTGGGGAACACTTACCTCAAATTACAATACGGTTGCACCAATTTTAGGTCAACCACAAGTGAACACAGATCTTGCAGATTATACCACAAACAAAGCTTTGGATGGTCTTTTTCATCTAGTTGCCGAAGAAGAAGGCAAGATCAGAGAGGATCCTTTGCATCGCGTGAGCGAAATTTTACAACAAGTATTCGGAACGAATCAATAA